One stretch of Bacteroidota bacterium DNA includes these proteins:
- the nadA gene encoding quinolinate synthase NadA: protein MTPQELENGILSLKKDLNAVILAHYYQESPIQDLADFVGDSLELSRKAASTTADVIVFCGVHFMAETAKILNPHKPVLLPDLLAGCSLSDGTPPAAFKKFREEHPDHLAITYINCSAEVKALSDIICTSSNAEKIVNQIPKDQPILFSPDRNLGAFINKKTGRNMLLWNGSCIVHETFSERKLIGLQMEHPDAELIAHPECEDHILARAKFVGSTSMLLKYVQTSPQTKFIVGTEFGIVHQMEKSTTGKTFLPLPPEANCACNECPHMKRNTLEKLYLCMKNMHPQIEMSSDLLERARKPIERMLTMS from the coding sequence ATGACACCACAAGAACTTGAAAACGGAATCCTTTCTCTTAAAAAAGATCTTAACGCTGTAATTCTTGCACACTATTATCAGGAATCGCCAATCCAAGATTTGGCAGATTTTGTCGGGGATAGTTTAGAACTTTCCCGCAAAGCTGCTTCGACTACTGCAGATGTCATCGTCTTTTGCGGTGTCCACTTTATGGCGGAGACAGCCAAGATCCTTAACCCGCATAAACCGGTACTGTTACCAGATTTGCTCGCAGGCTGTTCACTATCCGATGGAACTCCGCCAGCTGCATTTAAAAAATTTCGAGAAGAACATCCCGACCATCTTGCAATTACCTATATCAATTGCAGCGCAGAAGTGAAAGCACTGAGTGATATCATATGCACTTCAAGCAATGCAGAAAAAATTGTCAATCAAATCCCGAAAGATCAGCCGATTCTTTTTTCTCCGGATAGAAATCTTGGAGCATTTATCAATAAAAAGACCGGGCGAAATATGTTATTGTGGAACGGCAGTTGCATTGTCCATGAGACGTTCAGCGAACGAAAATTGATTGGGTTGCAGATGGAACACCCCGATGCGGAATTGATAGCACATCCTGAATGTGAAGACCATATATTAGCCAGAGCAAAATTTGTCGGATCCACCAGCATGTTGTTGAAATATGTCCAGACATCTCCTCAAACCAAGTTTATTGTAGGGACGGAATTCGGCATTGTCCACCAAATGGAAAAAAGCACGACAGGGAAGACATTTCTGCCACTGCCGCCTGAAGCGAACTGTGCATGCAACGAATGCCCCCATATGAAACGCAATACACTCGAAAAGTTGTATCTCTGTATGAAAAACATGCATCCGCAAATTGAAATGAGTTCTGACCTACTCGAACGAGCCCGCAAACCGATCGAGAGGATGCTCACAATGAGTTGA
- a CDS encoding glycosyltransferase family 9 protein — MNTIERLLKRLLLQIIGLFRSDRKISPRELPISRLKRILIVRQHDQLGDLLISTPTIRAVRNRFPDAYIGIVVREYTAPLMWDNHNVDEIIVFYEKFKKWNFQMFRFFFDQLRRDGGYDCAIVLNTVSRSVSSDLIAIFSKAKYIIGPNHLKLDPDLPEKIYNVLTPRSPKIQLEIEHNLDIVRAIGVQPNGLEYDLMIDDDDRVEAEKVHYGLKIGAAITVGVHFGTLDETRRFPLAKLAKVIDWMKSTHEMEVVLIVGPNEVKMRDELVRMLKTKVISAPLMPLRVSAAFIHKMNLFLCNDTGTLHIASAMRVPTVSFHSLNDPAVWKPPHERHVAVRAEDKKITSITVEQVIEAIKEQVDRIKSAHY; from the coding sequence ATGAACACTATTGAACGATTGCTCAAACGACTACTTCTTCAAATTATCGGATTGTTCCGATCCGATCGAAAAATTTCTCCCCGCGAACTTCCCATTAGCCGTTTGAAACGAATTTTAATCGTACGACAGCACGATCAATTAGGCGATCTTTTAATTTCCACACCGACAATTCGTGCGGTGCGGAATCGGTTTCCGGATGCGTATATCGGAATTGTTGTTCGAGAGTATACTGCCCCGCTGATGTGGGATAATCATAATGTTGATGAAATTATTGTCTTCTACGAAAAATTTAAAAAATGGAACTTTCAAATGTTCCGATTCTTTTTTGATCAACTGCGCAGGGATGGCGGATATGATTGCGCAATTGTCCTGAACACTGTCTCTCGTTCTGTCTCATCGGATCTCATCGCCATATTTAGCAAAGCAAAATATATTATCGGCCCGAACCATTTAAAACTCGATCCGGATCTCCCGGAAAAAATTTATAATGTGTTAACTCCGCGGTCGCCGAAGATCCAATTGGAGATCGAACATAATCTTGATATCGTGCGTGCTATCGGAGTGCAGCCTAATGGTCTAGAGTATGACCTTATGATTGACGATGATGATCGAGTAGAAGCGGAAAAGGTCCATTACGGATTGAAAATTGGCGCCGCAATTACAGTGGGAGTGCATTTCGGAACGCTGGATGAAACTCGCCGGTTTCCGCTGGCGAAACTTGCGAAAGTAATTGATTGGATGAAATCTACTCATGAAATGGAAGTTGTGCTCATTGTCGGACCGAATGAAGTAAAAATGCGTGATGAATTGGTGCGTATGCTGAAAACAAAAGTTATTTCGGCTCCTCTGATGCCGTTGCGTGTCTCGGCAGCATTCATTCACAAGATGAATCTCTTTCTATGCAACGACACGGGAACACTTCATATTGCATCAGCCATGCGTGTACCGACCGTTTCCTTCCATAGTCTTAATGACCCTGCTGTGTGGAAACCACCTCATGAACGCCATGTTGCCGTGCGAGCGGAAGATAAAAAAATTACATCCATCACCGTTGAACAAGTGATTGAAGCGATTAAAGAACAGGTAGATCGAATTAAGTCCGCACATTATTAA
- the folB gene encoding dihydroneopterin aldolase yields MKTFDIIKLHNAVFYAYHGALTDEQTLGGKFEIDVELYCDLTKAKLTDDLNETVNYEKVYSLMKKIVTEKKYYLIEALAYTIGSGIIAAFIQVQKVIVRVRKPGAPIHGVVDTIEVQIETVR; encoded by the coding sequence ATGAAAACTTTCGACATCATCAAACTTCATAACGCAGTCTTCTACGCATACCATGGTGCGTTGACGGATGAACAGACTCTAGGAGGAAAGTTTGAGATTGATGTGGAATTGTACTGTGATCTTACCAAGGCAAAATTGACGGATGATTTGAACGAGACCGTAAATTATGAAAAAGTTTATTCGTTGATGAAGAAGATAGTGACGGAAAAAAAATATTATTTAATTGAAGCGCTCGCGTATACTATCGGATCCGGCATCATAGCAGCATTCATTCAGGTGCAAAAAGTGATTGTTCGTGTGCGTAAACCGGGGGCACCAATTCATGGCGTTGTAGACACTATTGAAGTGCAAATTGAAACAGTGCGATAA
- the gltX gene encoding glutamate--tRNA ligase has protein sequence MSVRTRFAPSPTGYLHVGGLRTALYAYLFAKQHHGTFILRIEDTDQSRKVDGATEKLIEALQWAGVNFDEGPGKEGNHGPYIQSQRLKIYHEHVQQLLENGKAYHCFCSSERLEQLRANGATMYDRHCRNISLDEAKKRVLAGEPNVVRMKIPDGGELNFHDEIRGDVTFALETIDDQVLLKSDGFPTYHLAVVVDDHTMEISHVIRGEEWLPSTPKHILLYQYFGWSIPKFAHLPLLLNPDKSKLSKRQGDVAVEDYQMKGYLKEALVNFVAFLGWNPGDEREIFSLQDLVKEFTLERVGKAGAVFNIEKLNWMNQQHMKLKSDAELLPLVKPLILEKGWKTFSDEYIMHVIGLMKERVVVLSDFVNAATYFFEEPTAYDETAKTKNWKPESSAHIAKLLEKFALLEKFDAASVELALRSTAEELQVGAGKLIHPMRLALSGVSNGPSLFHMAEVLGKETVARRMNIACEKIQ, from the coding sequence TTGAAGACACCGATCAATCCCGCAAAGTGGATGGAGCAACGGAGAAATTGATCGAAGCGTTGCAATGGGCTGGAGTCAATTTTGACGAAGGTCCGGGAAAAGAGGGAAATCATGGACCGTATATTCAATCTCAACGACTGAAGATATATCACGAACATGTTCAACAATTGTTGGAGAATGGGAAAGCATATCACTGCTTCTGTTCGTCGGAGCGGTTAGAACAATTGCGTGCCAATGGAGCGACAATGTATGACCGGCATTGTAGAAATATTTCGTTGGATGAAGCGAAAAAAAGAGTTCTTGCCGGTGAACCAAATGTCGTGAGAATGAAAATTCCTGACGGCGGTGAATTGAATTTCCACGATGAGATTCGAGGAGATGTTACATTTGCATTAGAGACCATTGATGATCAGGTGTTATTGAAATCTGACGGATTCCCGACATACCATCTCGCTGTTGTAGTTGATGACCATACGATGGAAATAAGCCACGTGATTCGCGGAGAAGAATGGCTTCCAAGCACTCCAAAACACATTTTGCTATATCAATACTTCGGATGGTCTATTCCCAAATTTGCGCACCTTCCATTATTATTGAATCCGGACAAATCAAAATTAAGCAAACGCCAGGGTGATGTTGCAGTAGAGGATTATCAGATGAAGGGATATTTGAAGGAAGCGCTTGTGAATTTTGTCGCTTTCCTTGGCTGGAATCCCGGCGATGAACGAGAAATTTTTTCATTACAAGATCTTGTTAAAGAGTTTACTCTGGAGCGCGTGGGGAAAGCCGGTGCAGTATTCAACATTGAAAAATTAAATTGGATGAATCAGCAGCATATGAAGTTGAAATCCGATGCTGAATTACTTCCTCTCGTAAAACCACTGATCCTTGAAAAAGGGTGGAAGACATTCTCGGATGAATACATCATGCATGTTATCGGATTGATGAAGGAGCGGGTCGTTGTTCTTTCAGACTTTGTGAATGCAGCTACATATTTCTTTGAAGAACCGACAGCATATGACGAAACGGCAAAGACGAAGAATTGGAAGCCGGAATCATCTGCACATATCGCAAAATTATTAGAAAAGTTTGCTCTGCTGGAGAAATTTGATGCTGCTTCCGTTGAATTGGCACTCCGTTCAACGGCAGAGGAACTACAGGTTGGTGCCGGAAAACTGATCCATCCTATGAGACTTGCACTTTCTGGAGTTTCCAATGGTCCCTCATTGTTTCATATGGCCGAAGTACTCGGGAAAGAGACAGTAGCTCGTCGAATGAATATTGCGTGTGAGAAAATACAATGA
- a CDS encoding DUF6265 family protein, whose translation MSHLSWLSGLWRMEKGDRVTEENWTSVVKNRMEGSSNTKKNNNIVEQESIVIDQDAAGEISYRAKPLRQKGASFKLVKLDSTSALFENLKHDFPQRIIYRFVPPDSLIAEIEGMSNGKKRSVLFPYKKVIINAD comes from the coding sequence GTGTCCCATCTCTCTTGGCTCTCCGGTCTTTGGAGAATGGAAAAAGGGGATAGGGTCACGGAAGAAAATTGGACATCGGTAGTGAAGAATAGAATGGAAGGGAGCAGTAATACCAAAAAAAATAACAACATCGTTGAACAGGAATCAATTGTGATCGATCAAGATGCAGCCGGAGAGATCTCCTATCGCGCAAAGCCATTACGCCAAAAAGGTGCGTCGTTTAAGCTGGTAAAATTAGACTCAACAAGCGCGCTTTTTGAAAATCTCAAACATGATTTTCCTCAAAGAATCATCTATCGGTTTGTTCCGCCAGATTCACTGATCGCAGAGATTGAAGGGATGAGTAATGGAAAAAAGCGATCTGTGCTGTTTCCCTATAAAAAAGTTATCATCAATGCAGATTGA
- the folK gene encoding 2-amino-4-hydroxy-6-hydroxymethyldihydropteridine diphosphokinase — translation MKHSLYLGLGSNVGNRVEFIAAAIRGIADFDKTVVDAVSDVYQTEPVGNVPQKEFLNLAISVRTDLTVEEFHKKMKWLEKEIGRTESERWGPREIDIDLLLFDGLILNSDAIRIPHAEMVNRKFVLQPLSEIAPMVLHPIAQKSIEELNNETTDNHGVEYSEMHTSQLFALINDSITNPTV, via the coding sequence ATGAAACATTCACTATACCTCGGTCTCGGATCTAATGTGGGGAACAGGGTCGAGTTTATTGCCGCTGCAATCCGGGGAATAGCCGATTTCGATAAGACAGTGGTTGATGCGGTATCGGATGTCTATCAAACCGAACCGGTCGGGAATGTTCCGCAAAAGGAATTTTTAAATCTTGCCATTTCCGTTCGCACAGATCTTACGGTGGAAGAGTTTCACAAAAAAATGAAGTGGCTGGAAAAAGAAATCGGCCGCACAGAATCCGAACGATGGGGTCCCAGAGAAATCGATATCGATTTGTTATTATTTGATGGATTAATTCTGAACAGCGATGCCATCAGGATTCCACACGCAGAAATGGTGAACAGAAAATTTGTTTTGCAGCCGTTGTCCGAGATTGCACCGATGGTGCTTCATCCGATTGCGCAGAAATCAATCGAAGAATTAAATAATGAAACGACCGATAATCACGGTGTGGAGTATTCAGAAATGCACACATCCCAACTTTTTGCATTGATCAATGATTCAATTACAAACCCGACCGTCTGA
- a CDS encoding deoxynucleoside kinase, giving the protein MIQLQTRPSDIRYIAIEGVIGAGKTTLAKMITERLQAKLVLEKFEENPFLEKFYEDPDHYAFQTQIFFLLSRYKQQQELFQGDLFYNYLVSDYIFDKDKIFAYLTLQDDELKLYETLVTTIEKNVPTPDLVVYLQSSTDRLMGNIKKRGRSFEENMSNEYIKDLNEAYNYFFFRYKTAPLLIINSTEIDFVSEPEDFEDLLEQILRKDKAPVEYYNPKTRGKS; this is encoded by the coding sequence ATGATTCAATTACAAACCCGACCGTCTGATATACGATATATCGCCATCGAAGGGGTTATTGGAGCAGGGAAAACCACCCTTGCAAAAATGATCACAGAACGACTTCAAGCAAAATTGGTTCTCGAAAAGTTTGAAGAGAATCCATTCCTGGAAAAATTCTACGAAGATCCCGATCATTACGCATTTCAAACACAGATTTTTTTTCTTTTAAGCCGGTATAAACAGCAGCAAGAATTGTTCCAGGGAGATTTATTCTATAATTACCTGGTTTCCGATTATATTTTCGATAAGGACAAGATCTTTGCGTACCTTACACTACAGGATGATGAGCTGAAACTCTATGAAACGCTCGTGACGACTATCGAGAAAAATGTTCCGACACCGGATCTTGTTGTGTATCTCCAATCCAGTACAGATCGACTGATGGGAAACATCAAAAAACGGGGAAGAAGCTTCGAAGAGAACATGTCTAATGAATATATCAAAGACCTGAACGAAGCGTATAACTATTTCTTTTTTCGATACAAGACTGCGCCGTTGCTGATCATTAATTCTACAGAAATAGATTTTGTGAGTGAACCGGAAGATTTTGAGGACTTGCTGGAACAGATTCTCAGGAAAGACAAAGCGCCAGTGGAATATTATAATCCGAAAACACGCGGAAAGTCATGA